CTGgcaaccttggacaagttacttggcctctctgtgcctgtttgCTCACTCTAATACCTAACGCCTAGGGTTGTTGTGAAAACTCTGAGTCaatatttgcaaagcacttaGAGTAAGTCCTGGCACATACTAAGGAAGTACTAGATAAGTGCTAAATGATAGAAATATGTCATTTCTATCTAGTATGAATAATTACCATTTATCTAATTCTAAGGCAGTGCGTCATCTCTTTTAAACCAGTAACCTCACTTAATCTTTCCCCAGAGCCAAAGGAACAACCACTCTTATCCTCATTTATAGATGTAGAAACGGAGTCTCTGGGGTCAGACCTGAAAGGTGGACCCAAGACTCCCCGTAGCCCCAGGAGGAgaattgggggtggggtggatttgctgaTCCCACTGCTCTCCCTTCTAGTGGAGATGGGTTTCTGCGGGAGGGGAAGACAGGGAGGCTTCAGCCATTACCCAGTGGTCATCAAACTTGCCGGTGACGATCGCTGGAGCCAGGGAGCGGGCCGGGTTCATGGAGCAGCCGGTGTAGTGGATCTGCaatggaggagggaggcagggaggcgggCGGGCTGAGGATGGGGCCAGAGTCTGTGCCCCTCTCCAGTGCTTGACCTCAGCCTAAAGGGCATTCATGGGTGGATACTTAAGTTTGTGCTGTATTTACAGGACTTGCTATTCGTTTGAAGCTGGAGTGCTGTCTGTCCCTTTGTGGTGCCTGGGGTCAAACACTCTGTGTCTGTCCCTCTTGGGAGGTCTGTGTATCTGTCTCTCCGGGGGTGTCTCTGTCACTTTCAGGGGTTCTGTGTATCTATCTCTAGAGCAGTCTGTGTATCTGTTTCTTTGGGGAAGGTCCGTGTGTCTGTCCCTCCAGGGAGGCTGGAATCAGTGGCCACGACCTACCCCAAGGAGGTGGCCCAGGGCCACAGAGAACCCAATGGAGAGGGCAGGGGTGCCCACGTTGTCTCCACGGCGCTCATCAGTGGAGGCGAAGATGCAGAGCACGAGCTGCAGTGTCAGGAAAAGCTCCACAGTAACGGCCTGGCCAGCTGTCGAGTTGTTGTTgagctggggacagaggagggggACACACTGAGCATGCTCCCCACATTGGTGTCATCTTCCTGTCCACCTGCAGCCAGGGACCCAGATAGGCTTCCAGGCACAATCCGCCAGGGCGCACCAACCACCTTAGTCCACACTACTGGTGGGTTCTTACTGGGCCAGGGCACACAGCCAGGGGGATGGACCCTATGACTGACTGCTTGTGGTTCCCAGGCTAGAGGTAGGGAAACTGACTCCATAGCCCATTAGGTTTGGTAACTGGGATTatgtgcctgcagtgtgagaggaAAAGGGTACTGAGATGtggaatttctttttcctgaagaACAAGGAGGGAAGAGGTTTTGATTGCAGCAGGAAGTTTTAGGCCTGGTTATAGGAAGACCTTCCTCGCTATTTACACCATAGGATACTGGTATAGTGAGAGGTCTTTCCTCCTATGGTCAAAGGGCTCCCAGGAACAGGATCAAGGGACTAGCTCAGGGGCTGGCACAAGTGTGCTCCCTTCCCCCAAGAGTCCTGTGCACAACTATGCTTATTCCCCTTGACCTTGCCTATTCCTACTGCATTTCAGGCGTCAGTTTTGCCCTGTGGATTTGCTCTCTGCACATCCTGCGGAGGTTGAGGTGGAGGTGCTAGGGCCCTGTACTGTGATGCCTCCACCCCCATGTGGGGTGCCCATGGTCCCAGCCGACCTTACCTTGTAACGAGAGAACCTGGGGCTGAGTGAAGAGGCGATTTCATAACTCGGCCACACCCAGTACTGGATTTCTCTCTGGGTTTTGTTATCTTGAACCCTACACCCTGCCCTCTGGGTCTGGGCACTGCGCTGGGTGAAGCTGGAGTAGCCCTGAGCTCCCACACTCCTTCTTCAGGCTCTGAACCCCCACCTTGGGTCCTAACCATTGAGATGGCGCCCTTGGGCCTCTCTGGAATCTAACCTCAACTCCCTCTCATCTTCCAATATCAGAGCCTATAGTGGGGGCAGTGAAGAGCTTTGGAGACAGATACTTTGGAGCCTCTGACTTGCTGTGGGGCTCTATTTATTTCAGCCTCAGTTTgtctttctgtaaaatggggatagcagAATGGATCCTGGGGGACTGTGAGACAAATGACAAAGGCAGAGGCCCAGCTCCATTCCCTGGTAAAGAGTGGTCTAAAGGAGAGAGTATGGATGTGGGTTCGGTGTCAGACAGCTCTGGGTCCATTTCCAGGTGTTGACATGGCTCTGTGATTCGAATCAACTGAATGCTGAACCTCAGTTTTACCACTCAGAGTGGAGGATCACAGAATTCTCCTTATGGTGTTGTACCAAGAACGAGGTGGAGTCTGCCTGCCACAAGCAGATGCACGTCAGTGGTGAATTCTTGGTGGGCAGACTGGCTTTTCCAGTGACTCCAGAGGACACGTGGGACAGCCAAGGGGGTCATCTGGCTCTTGCTAGCCACAGGACAAGTCCATCTCACTGCTGCCCCATTCCAGCCAGGAAAGTTCTCCCCAGGTCATCAAGATGGTAAATGCTGAGCAGAAACTCGGAGGAGCCTCCCAGACCCTTCCCTCCTGAGGGCCCCAGTCAACTGCGAGATGATGGAAAAGCAGGAGGTTGTGTCCTCAAGGCCCCTTAGCACTCCCGTTGCTCTGCTATTAGAGATTTCCTAGCCACACATTCTGAGGCTTTCTTGACCATGCTTTCAGAAAGTTCCTTTTAGTCTAACTAGACCTCATCTGGCTGCAAACTGAACTAATTTCATTCTCAATGGAAATGGTCAGACTTCTCAGCCTATCCATCACGCTTGCCTTCTCTCAAACTTGAGCCCCCAGACTCATCATATTTTCCATTTGAAGAGAGAAGTTCCCCAGTGGGGACACCCTTGCTCCTTGCATGAGGAAGGCCACCTATATAGGGGAGGGGATGGCCACAGAGACCATGCAGTACTCTTCAGAGACATCAGAGCTTTCATCCAGTGGCCCAGGGGTAGAGAAGGCCAAGAAATGCGGGAGATCGAGGCGTGAAAGGAGCACACGCCTTCCTGGCTTGGAAGAGGAGCAAGAGTTAGAGCTGTGTTGAGGAGTTAGAGCtgtgttgaggggcacaggctgtCTCTTCCCACCCATGCCCTCAGTTGCCCAGGCCTTGCCCAGacccaggagagggagagggcaagggtgtggagggggaggggccACAGCATCACCCTCAGCTCCCAAAGCCACTGGTCATGTCAATCAGCTCATGGGCTCTGGGGACAATTTCCAAAGTCTGGAGAGACCTTGCCCCTTCAGTTTTGCCCTGGGTTCTGCTACTTTCCTTGATGTCAACAAAACTGTAGAGCTTTTAGCCTGTCACTTCCCttctctgaacctgtttccttGTTTGCAAAACAAGGCTTAGATGGTGGCTCAAGGAGGGAGTATTGGTGGGGTAGAGAGACCACAGGTTTTACAGTCAAGCCTGGGTTTAAAGACTAGCTTTGGTACTTCCCCCttctgagtttcagcttccatGTTCTTAAGAAATGGATCTTCTCATCCCTCCCTTATGGGTTGTCGTAAGTTATCCGCATGTGGCTTGCATGGAGCCCCTGCTGCTGGAATGCTGGGTCCTTCTTCCCTCAGGAAGATGCTGGGGACTAGCTCTCTGAAGTTCCTTCTTCATAGTCTATTCATGTCTGCTTGGGGACTCCATCCTCCGTGAGTTCTAGCACAGCCCTCGCTGCAACGCGAGCATCAAGTCAACAGAGTCCTTGACGTGGCTCTCCCTCCAAGAGGCTCAGGGCAGAAGGCACCAGCAGACCCGTGGGTACCCAGCTGCTGCTCTGACATTACTGCTCCTTCCACCCTGACTCTCCTGGGGCAGCTATGCTCCAGCATTTCtgccccttccccatcccacctctctctgtctctgtctccccaccTAGACCCTCACCCAGATGTGGTCCCTCCCATCTCATCCCTCGCAAGGGACTCGCCAGGATCTTCCCTTCTGGAAAGGACACAGTTCCGGCTACTCACGGCATTGACAGCCAGGTCCCCTCGGATAGCTGGTGGGGTGATCTCATGGAGTAGGGCGGCCCCGGCCACAGCCCCCAGCAGCTGGGCGGCCACGTAGAAGACAGCACGGAGAAAGGAGacgtggcagcccaccaggcaggcCACAGTCACGGCGGGGTTGATGTGGGCCCCGCTGACGTGGCCCAGAGCCTGCACCAGGGTGCCGATAGCCAGGCCGAAGGCCATGGCGATCTGCAGCACAGAGGGCAAGGCCTGTGGCCAGTTGAGGGCTGAGCCGAGGCCAAAGAAGACGAAGAGGAGTGTGGCCAGGAACTCTGCGAGCactgccctggagaaggctatGGACCGGagttcccacatgctgcggagcctTCCGTGGGCTGGCCCAGGGGTCTCGGGGAGGGGAGCTTGCAGCTCTCGCTctccctctgtctgtctgtctctctctcagggTCTCCAGGTACGTTGGTCCTGGGCATTTATAGGGTCCCTCCATCCTGAATTTGGACACGTGAGATGTAGGTGGAGTCTGGCCGATACCTTTTCTCCCCTGTGgccgcctcctgcccccaccccctacccctggGCGCAGCATGCCTATCACCCCATCTAGGACTTCACAGCTGAATGGCGTTCCCCATTAATGAGCTCCAGATAGGGATTGACGTCCCCTAGTTTTCCGTGTTTGTTCCCTAGGTTATCACAGGGCAGCTCCCCCAgggcctcccccgcccccaccggtCCTATGGGGATTCTGTACAGCTTATGCTGCCAAACCCCTCTCTCTGATTCAAACTGCTTGCCAAGTCAGGGGCAACACTTTACAGAACTGACCATGAAACAGGGTGTCAGTGCCACCCCTTCCGGAGATTGGGGCATCCTTCCTGCTGACTGGCCTCCATCTCGCAGGGGATGGAAAACAACCGGTTGGTGTGACACGAACCTTCCAAGGCATAAAGGGTTTGTGTCTCTCCTGTGTTTGCTTTCTTGCACTCAGTCATCCACAAATCATTAAGCTTCACTTGCTCCCTGGAACCCCTGCCAAATAGCAGCTTTCATAGCCTGAAAGCAGGGGGCGATTTCAGAGGCGCTGGGATCCTGGCCTTGGGTGATGGAGTCAAGCTCAGGTCGACTGAGGAAGCTGTGAGTTTCCATTCCATAGTGCATCTCTGTGATTTCAAAAGGGGATAATAAACCTATGTGGGCTTGGGGTTTAGATTAAATGAACTAATATATGGAAAGTGCTCAGAGCTGCTCCTGGCCCGCAGCAAGACGTCAATTGATATCATTTGTTATTAATAGCATTATTTATACTATCAGGAGAGACCATGATTCCCCAAACTCACATGTTAGGGTCCCAGAAGCTGTGACAGGCTCTAGGTACCCCTAGAGCTCAGAGCCACCCAAGCCACAGGGGGAGGACTTTTCTGTGGGGCAGTGAGCTGTGTAGGCTCAGGACGACTGCAGTAAGTGACTTCCTGGTCTGAGTGCCCACTCAGTCCAGCCTCTGGGCAGTGCCACTTCCTGCCATCAATGCTGCCCTGACCTGGGGTCCAGGAGACATTAGGTCTCATTACATCATATTTCTTTGATCTCTCCAGACCTGCTCCCTGTCCTGGGGACCCAGAGGCAGGGTCAGGGTCTAAGTGAGACTAAGAGAACCAGCTTCTTGACTCTGCTCTACCTCCTGTCCCCAGGGCAAGTCACAGTCCCAGGAACGGAAATCTGAGAGCTATTGGAAACCACAGAGTGGAGCCCCCCGTGATGCAGCTTGCCCTCGGATGGGCCACACacactttcttgtctctcctcttTGATCAAAGTGTTCGTgaccttgagagagagagaaagtggctGACCCATGATTCTGGACAGGATCTCTTCTTATCTAGTCAAGTGAAAAGTCTTTTATCTCCCAATAAACCCCCCAAGAGGTGTCATGACTTCTCTCTGCAGCCCTTAATCCACACCCCAAACCGTGTATGTGTACATTGGCCATTCCGTCACACAGCCATAAATTTAGAACCCAGTGGTAAGATACCACTCTAAGACAGAGGTCGTCTAGCCTGTgaatctcattttacagattacaTGAAGTCCAGAGAGATTGAGACTCACTCATGTTCTGGTCTGGACACAAGTCTGAAAGGAGGGGAGGACGCCAGCCATGACTGGGCCCCTAGTCCGGTTGTTCATTCCTTTTGAGCCGGAGTGGAAGGTGTTCCTGAGAAGCTGGGGGGTTCCAGCCGTGGTCCGTGTTTGGTGAGAAACCCGAACCCGGGGAGGGTTGCATTTTGTTTACAGTGATCACAACACTGTgtaactaaaaaaaaagtaattttgctTAATTATGTTTAGTGCACAGAGGAAACATTGTTTCAGCTATGTATTTTTTGGTTAATATGCATGctgtatgctgtgtgtgtgtgttcaattgtgtccaactctttgagatcctattgattgcagcccaccaggctcttccatccatggaattttccagcaagaatactggagccggctgctatctcctactccaggggatcttcctgacctaggcatTGAAGACACCGTTGTCTTATGAGGACCAAGGTGCCATCAGCTGTGTGATGCACTGCTAACTAGAGTATCACAAAAAATGCTTGGAGGCAGATGGTGAGATGTCACACACTGTGACTGTACCTGATACCACTGAATCGTGCTCATACAGATGGTTAGGGTGGTAGGTTTTATGTTATCTTAGAAATAAGTTTTAAACATAAGTGAAGGAAAACAACCCCCAAAATGCTTTATTCCTAATCTTTGTTTTGTACTTATTGAAAATAGTCTTTCAGATTTACATAGATAtcataagaaaagctatgacagagctagacagcatattaaaaagctgagacattactttggtgaccatggtctgtctagtcaaagctatggttttcccagtagtcgtgtatggatgtgagagctggacaataaaaaacaCTGAGCACCatgaattgatgccttcaaactgtggtgctggagaagactcttgagagtcccttggacagcatggagctcaaactagtcaatcctaaaggatatcaaccctgaatatttattggaaagtctgatgctgaagctgaagctcctgtactttggccacctgatgtgaagagctgactcactagaaaagactttgatgctgggaaagaccaaaggcatgagaagaaggggatgacagaggatgagatggttggatggcatcaccaactcaatggacacgagtttgaacaaactccaggagtaatgaaggacagggaagcctggcgtgctgcagtccatggggtcacaaagagtcggacatgacagaccAACTGAACTAAATAGCATTTAGTCAAAAGCCACTCTTATGAACACATGAAAAAGGATATTATAAGCAAAACAAATGGCGAAAAGAGTTCTAAAATTTCTTCATATTCAGAGTTTGACTCTCCTCAAATCCTGTTTCGATTCCAAGCTGAGTCCCTGATATTTCTCTGCACAGTTTCACCCGCAGTGCCATCCGAAGTGTAGCGATCCATCACTTCTTACAAGATTGTCTGCCACGTTTCTGTAAGCGTACCTCTGGGGTTTTCTTGCTTCATGTGTGACTGGCAATCATTTTGCCCTTTTCTCAGTAGTAAAACAACAATTTCATCTGCTTGTGGGACTCTTCCTTTCTTGGGTCCCATACAACACTTGGCAGTTGTTTTACAAGAAAATACAGGCTTGTGGTCATTCTTCAGTAACAACTATTTGCTTCACTAATGTCATATTCTTGGCAGGCTGCtctgtttccatgtccttctgTACACAAAATAACTTTGTTTAACTGCTAAACCATAGTGTAACTTTTTGAAGACATTTTCAATAGCAATTAAACTGAACAGATGTAGGAATGAGAAGGCGTGAAACTCAAAGGACCAAATTTAAATATGCACAGGTGATGACAACCATTCCCAGCTGTTGTAAGATACCACGATCACTAAGACATTAGAATGAGAGGAAAAAGGTATACCTTAGAACTGACGAGATATAGCAGTTATAACACTAAACTTGCATTTAGTGCTCACTGTTTAATGAACTCCTTTAGGCATTCCTACATGCATTAATGCTGTTAATCTTCACAGCAATCCTATGAGCTAAAATTATCATCTCATTTTTTatgagatgaggaaaatgagagagGTTAATAACTttcctgagatcacacagctaataagtggggAGGCAGAATTGGAATTCCAGGTGTTTGATgttttgggttgttgttgttgttgttgttttttggctgtgccacgtggcttgcgggaatcttagttccccagctagggattgaactgggtcCCCTgcagaagcatggagtcctaaccacttcaCCACCAGGGAAGGATATTTTTAACTGTGAAAGTGAATTTCTACCTCATACCCACCCTGTGAAATAATCAAGATAGAGAAAAAGTGAGACAGAAGGTTAAAGGATGCTGAAGACTAA
This region of Ovis canadensis isolate MfBH-ARS-UI-01 breed Bighorn chromosome 3, ARS-UI_OviCan_v2, whole genome shotgun sequence genomic DNA includes:
- the AQP2 gene encoding aquaporin-2, with the protein product MWELRSIAFSRAVLAEFLATLLFVFFGLGSALNWPQALPSVLQIAMAFGLAIGTLVQALGHVSGAHINPAVTVACLVGCHVSFLRAVFYVAAQLLGAVAGAALLHEITPPAIRGDLAVNALNNNSTAGQAVTVELFLTLQLVLCIFASTDERRGDNVGTPALSIGFSVALGHLLGIHYTGCSMNPARSLAPAIVTGKFDDHWVFWIGPLVGAIVASLLYNYVLFPPAKSLSERLAVLKGLEPDTDWEEREVRRRQSVELHSPQSLPRGSKA